One segment of Papaver somniferum cultivar HN1 unplaced genomic scaffold, ASM357369v1 unplaced-scaffold_137, whole genome shotgun sequence DNA contains the following:
- the LOC113334578 gene encoding uncharacterized protein LOC113334578, whose protein sequence is MDTPPAELPLKKIRELEAGDANLEEDEEEMEKLIVCGPGSGIRNDCGPSNQMSESHSSYPVQRTRLSSPTGKGGPGGQDGTLITCSSSFTARDDSIFDLPSALLQSAICKNKQYLNILQSMEMLGRSSLGPIIEECDFTEAKEIIRRSASGECWTGQFPVRNKQGRRFHIIATHTPLYDDFGILVGVVCLGYDSQPFLEISPFSAGINLSPEAAYPSYIGIGSPKIGPTTTTGLLAPQQKTLKDAIASNLTDLTLRIIKKVRAMTTCEKRETQGVDTVGSDEREDSPEERSRGKQSGISEMITSAGKGISSLWKGSEQNGSLTSTTPSHRVPFSLNHEPEVDIVQSKSFQSSQNHAVESDRT, encoded by the exons ATGGACACTCCACCAGCTGAACTTCCGCTAAAGAAGATCCGAGAACTTGAAGCTGGAGATGCCAACcttgaagaagacgaagaagaaatggaaaaatTGATTGTTTGTGGACCTGGTTCTGGCATCAGAAATGATTGTGGACCAAGTAACCAGATGTCTGAGTCACATTCATCATATCCGGTTCAAAGAACAAGATTGTCCAGTCCAACGGGAAAAGGTGGTCCTGGGGGTCAAGATGGAACCCTGATAACGTGTTCATCTTCATTCACAGCCAGAGATGATAGTATCTTTGATCTTCCAAGCGCTCTACTGCAAAGTGCAATTTGTAAAAATAAACAGTATTTGAATATCTTGCAGTCAATGG AAATGCTTGGTCGTAGTTCCCTCGGTCCCATCATCGAGGAGTGCGACTTTACTGAAGCGAAGGAAATAATACGCAGGAGTGCTTCTGGAGAATGTTGGACAGGGCAATTCCCCGTCAGGAATAAACAAGGACGTCGATTTCATATCATTGCAACCCACACCCCATTATATGACGATTTTGGTATCTTGGTTGGGGTAGTCTGTTTAGGTTATGATTCTCAGCCCTTTCTAGAAATATCTCCATTTTCTGCCGGAATAAATCTATCTCCTGAAGCAGCATATCCCAGCTATATAGGCATAGGGTCGCCTAAAATTGGTCCGACAACAACTACGGGTCTGCTGGCACCTCAGCAGAAAACTTTGAAAGATGCGATTGCTTCCAATTTGACCGATCTG acCTTAAGAATAATTAAAAAAGTCCGGGCGATGACAACTTGTGAGAAACGAGAAACCCAAGGTGTAGACACCGTTGGCTCTGACGAAAGGGAGGATTCCCCGGAGGAAAGATCCCGGGGAAAACAGTCTGGGATCAGCGAGATGATAACATCCGCGGGGAAGGGGATATCAAGCTTATGGAAAGGAAGTGAACAAAATGGATCGTTAACAAGTACTACACCATCTCATCGTGTCCCTTTCAGCTTGAATCATGAACCAGAAGTTGATATAGTCCAATCGAAGAGTTTTCAGAGCTCACAGAACCACGCCGTGGAAAGTGACCGGACATGA